The following are encoded together in the Gemmatimonadota bacterium genome:
- a CDS encoding M20/M25/M40 family metallo-hydrolase, with translation MTPDAISTSITSGRVTELISGLVSIPSVTGSEQALGDMLHGHFEEIGLSDVRRIPVEDSGDSLAVRIPGRGNGRGHGRAFMLNFHQDTFDACDGWETDPWSPVVRDGCVYGLGAHDMKAGAAAVLAAVEAIVRSGVELAGDLIVSATTDEENWSRGAHALIGSGLLAGCAGCLIPEPTPPGRLRVGSRGRHVIKVDLAGRTAHAAYTGEGVNAVHDAATIITALNRIELGWNEEYELGGTICVIEISGGRNLILVPEHAQVVLDRHILPGQSIDQAARDLEALIRSLSIESQWRVTWDDRPTPAPAPYIVDPDSKFVQSTRKRVEEQLGRPVRYALARSVADTNHFAVTGGIPTLVYGPEGGNTCQANEYVSIESTLRVARAYCGIVVDMLGLAR, from the coding sequence ATGACCCCAGACGCCATTTCCACGTCCATTACCTCCGGGCGTGTCACCGAACTGATCTCGGGACTGGTTTCCATTCCATCGGTCACGGGAAGCGAACAGGCGCTGGGTGACATGCTCCACGGGCATTTCGAGGAGATCGGTCTTTCCGACGTTCGCCGGATTCCGGTGGAGGATTCGGGCGACAGCCTGGCCGTGCGGATTCCCGGCCGCGGAAATGGCCGCGGACACGGCCGCGCCTTCATGCTGAATTTCCACCAGGACACCTTCGATGCGTGTGACGGGTGGGAAACGGACCCGTGGTCGCCCGTGGTCAGAGACGGATGCGTGTACGGGCTCGGCGCCCACGACATGAAGGCGGGGGCCGCGGCCGTACTCGCCGCGGTGGAGGCCATCGTCCGATCCGGCGTGGAGCTGGCCGGCGACTTGATCGTTTCCGCCACGACGGACGAGGAAAACTGGTCGCGGGGCGCCCATGCGCTGATCGGCAGCGGGCTGCTCGCGGGGTGCGCGGGATGCCTCATCCCCGAACCCACGCCGCCAGGGCGACTGCGCGTCGGTTCGCGGGGGCGGCACGTCATCAAGGTCGACCTGGCGGGCAGGACGGCCCACGCCGCGTACACGGGCGAGGGCGTCAACGCGGTCCATGACGCCGCGACGATCATCACGGCGCTGAACCGGATCGAACTGGGCTGGAACGAGGAATACGAACTCGGCGGCACGATATGCGTCATCGAAATCAGCGGGGGGAGGAACCTCATCCTCGTGCCGGAACACGCGCAGGTCGTTCTCGACAGGCACATTCTGCCCGGACAATCGATCGACCAGGCCGCTCGGGACCTCGAAGCACTGATCCGGTCCCTGTCGATCGAGTCGCAGTGGCGCGTCACGTGGGATGACCGGCCCACGCCCGCTCCGGCGCCATACATCGTGGATCCCGATTCGAAGTTCGTCCAGTCCACCCGGAAGCGGGTCGAGGAGCAGCTCGGCCGACCGGTGCGTTACGCCCTGGCGCGAAGCGTGGCCGACACGAACCACTTTGCGGTGACCGGAGGCATCCCGACGCTGGTGTACGGGCCCGAAGGGGGAAACACGTGCCAGGCCAACGAGTATGTCAGCATAGAATCCACCCTCCGTGTCGCACGGGCCTACTGCGGCATCGTCGTTGACATGCTGGGTCTTGCCCGTTAG
- a CDS encoding glucose 1-dehydrogenase, with amino-acid sequence MPVDPRVMEDAMPDTSLFSLEGKTMIVTGASKGIGKAVALAGARAGADVVIGSRTRADLEPVASEVRSMGRRCVVQTVDVGKVGSIRAFVEQVLAETGHIDVLVNNAGCNRIMPVLEVTEEVYDEIIDVNLKSVFFLSQALAAHMIEAGKGGRIINVSSQVGVVGGPLRAAYTAAKGGVCTLTKSMAAEWAEHGVTVNAVAPTMTRTPMVEKAMENPGFRANIKKILLGRLAEPDEIASSIIYLASDASAMVTGHTMLVDGGYTAV; translated from the coding sequence ATGCCTGTCGACCCCCGTGTCATGGAGGATGCTATGCCGGATACATCCCTGTTTTCCCTGGAAGGTAAGACCATGATCGTCACCGGTGCGAGCAAGGGCATCGGCAAGGCCGTCGCGCTGGCGGGCGCCCGCGCTGGCGCCGACGTGGTGATCGGCAGCCGGACCCGGGCCGACCTGGAACCAGTGGCTTCCGAAGTCCGCTCGATGGGTCGCCGCTGCGTCGTTCAGACGGTGGACGTAGGCAAGGTAGGCTCGATCCGCGCGTTCGTGGAGCAGGTCCTGGCCGAGACGGGGCATATCGACGTCCTGGTCAACAATGCCGGATGCAACCGGATCATGCCCGTGCTGGAAGTCACCGAAGAAGTATACGACGAGATCATCGACGTGAACCTGAAAAGCGTCTTCTTCCTCAGCCAGGCCCTCGCCGCGCACATGATCGAAGCGGGCAAAGGCGGACGCATCATCAACGTATCTTCGCAGGTGGGCGTGGTCGGCGGTCCGTTGCGGGCGGCCTATACCGCGGCCAAGGGCGGCGTGTGCACGCTGACCAAGTCCATGGCGGCCGAATGGGCGGAGCACGGCGTTACCGTAAACGCGGTGGCGCCGACTATGACACGCACGCCCATGGTGGAAAAGGCTATGGAGAACCCGGGATTCCGGGCCAATATCAAGAAGATCCTGCTGGGCCGGCTCGCCGAACCGGACGAGATCGCCAGTTCGATCATCTACCTCGCGTCCGATGCCAGCGCCATGGTAACCGGTCACACCATGCTCGTCGACGGAGGATACACGGCGGTCTGA
- the ruvX gene encoding Holliday junction resolvase RuvX has product MPRKNKPDNTLKEDRRRASRKRRHGAPPKQVDGIPGDLTHIVPVQGVGGRQPPEGRILGIDFGERRVGVAVSDPAGLIAQGLETIEVKNTSESLASIASIVEAEQVLEIVLGLPVNMDGTKGEIAEKVETFAGQLQNRVSCAVRTWDERMTSISARRAMNEMGMGTRGNKGSLDRIAATLLLQNYLDYRRGAADETESRD; this is encoded by the coding sequence ATGCCGAGAAAAAACAAGCCGGACAACACCCTGAAAGAAGACAGACGGCGGGCGTCACGCAAGCGCCGCCACGGGGCGCCGCCAAAACAGGTGGACGGGATTCCGGGCGATCTCACGCATATCGTTCCTGTCCAGGGCGTCGGGGGCCGCCAGCCCCCAGAGGGACGGATACTCGGCATCGATTTCGGTGAGCGGCGGGTCGGAGTCGCCGTGAGCGATCCCGCCGGGTTGATCGCCCAGGGCCTGGAAACGATAGAAGTGAAGAACACCAGCGAATCTCTGGCGTCCATCGCGTCGATTGTGGAGGCGGAGCAGGTCCTCGAAATCGTCCTGGGCCTGCCGGTCAACATGGATGGGACGAAGGGAGAAATAGCCGAGAAGGTCGAAACCTTCGCCGGCCAGTTGCAGAACCGGGTATCCTGTGCGGTACGGACCTGGGATGAGCGGATGACCAGCATCTCGGCCCGGCGCGCCATGAACGAAATGGGCATGGGGACGCGGGGAAACAAGGGCAGCCTGGACCGGATCGCTGCTACGCTCCTGTTGCAGAACTACCTGGACTACCGCCGCGGGGCGGCGGACGAAACGGAATCCCGCGATTGA
- the mltG gene encoding endolytic transglycosylase MltG codes for MKKLLLAVVVLAVLAGAAALVTAYRYLTSAVARDDTVLYIIEPGTTLSEVAARLEEEGVIRHAGLFKILARLNGADRGINAGRYEIEPGMDAAEILDMLVSGRITTDRVTIPEGLTIQETARILQAGIGIDSTAFVGLAGDSAVGLALGVEANTLEGYLFPATYRFYPEMSAEEVLKAMTDRFRSTITEAYRTRADELGYTVHEIMTLASIVEQEARVAAERDTISGVFHNRLQRGMLLEADPTVKFGIGRPDMRLYEKHLSHPSPYNTYVHAGLPPGPICSPGEASIHAALYPVEVAYLFFVARGDGSHIFSITNREHNRARARVKRQQR; via the coding sequence TTGAAGAAACTACTTCTCGCTGTCGTCGTCCTTGCCGTTTTAGCCGGAGCGGCTGCGCTCGTGACGGCCTACCGGTACCTCACCTCCGCGGTTGCCCGTGACGACACCGTGCTGTACATCATCGAACCCGGCACGACCCTGTCCGAAGTCGCCGCGCGGTTGGAGGAGGAGGGGGTCATCCGGCACGCCGGGCTTTTCAAGATCCTGGCCCGGCTCAACGGCGCCGATCGCGGGATCAACGCCGGCCGGTACGAGATCGAGCCCGGCATGGACGCCGCCGAGATCCTGGACATGCTGGTTTCGGGCCGGATTACGACGGACCGCGTTACCATCCCCGAGGGCTTGACCATCCAGGAGACGGCCCGCATCCTGCAGGCCGGCATCGGCATCGATTCCACCGCCTTCGTCGGCCTTGCCGGCGATTCGGCGGTCGGCCTTGCGCTGGGGGTCGAGGCGAATACGCTCGAGGGGTACCTGTTCCCGGCAACCTACCGCTTCTACCCGGAAATGTCTGCGGAGGAAGTCCTGAAGGCGATGACGGATCGCTTCCGAAGCACCATCACGGAGGCGTACCGTACCCGGGCGGACGAACTGGGTTATACCGTCCACGAGATCATGACCCTGGCCTCCATCGTGGAGCAGGAAGCGCGGGTTGCCGCGGAGCGAGACACGATTTCGGGGGTGTTTCACAACCGGCTGCAAAGGGGCATGCTGCTGGAGGCCGATCCCACGGTGAAGTTCGGCATCGGGAGGCCTGACATGAGGCTATACGAAAAACACCTCTCCCATCCTTCGCCCTACAACACCTACGTACACGCGGGCCTGCCTCCCGGACCGATCTGCAGCCCCGGAGAAGCGTCCATACACGCCGCGTTGTATCCCGTGGAAGTGGCCTACCTCTTCTTCGTGGCCAGGGGAGACGGCAGCCACATCTTTTCCATTACCAACCGGGAACACAACCGCGCGAGAGCCCGGGTCAAACGTCAGCAGAGATAG
- the lpdA gene encoding dihydrolipoyl dehydrogenase, translated as MASDIYDVAVVGGGPGGYVSAIRAAQLGLKPVVIEKDKPGGVCLNWGCIPTKALLKNAELVLTMRHGEDYGISCDNLQFDMGKAVQRSRKAADTLAGGIKFLLKKNKVDLVSGHGRLASATSVDVTIGKGETQTVNARSIILATGSRSKAIPAVPVDGKRIITSTEAMLIEEPPGSMTIIGGGAIGVEFAYYYAAYGTEVTIVEMLPHLLPVEDEEISETLEKSFAKLGIGIKTGARVESAESDSDGTSVTVTVDGKEETLKADVTLLAIGRDANIEDIGLEELGVETDRAFIKVNEQCQTTVSGVYAIGDVTGPPLLAHKASAEGINLVERLAGHPSPPIDRENIPACTYCQPQVASVGLTETQAAEGREIQVFRMPYRSSGKAVAVGQTDGMVKLIADAKYGEILGAHIIGADATELIAEICTARTLESTTRELHKTIHAHPTLSELVMEAAAGVEGAAIHI; from the coding sequence ATGGCATCAGATATCTACGACGTGGCAGTGGTCGGCGGCGGGCCCGGCGGGTATGTTTCGGCGATTCGGGCGGCCCAGCTCGGCTTGAAGCCGGTTGTGATTGAAAAGGACAAACCCGGCGGCGTGTGCCTGAACTGGGGCTGCATTCCCACCAAGGCGCTGCTGAAGAACGCCGAACTCGTCCTGACCATGCGCCACGGTGAAGACTACGGCATCTCCTGCGACAACCTCCAGTTCGACATGGGCAAGGCCGTGCAGCGCAGCCGCAAGGCCGCCGACACCCTCGCCGGAGGTATAAAGTTCCTCCTCAAGAAGAACAAGGTGGATCTCGTCAGCGGCCACGGCCGCCTTGCTTCGGCCACTTCCGTCGATGTGACGATCGGCAAGGGCGAAACGCAGACCGTAAACGCCCGTTCGATTATCCTTGCGACGGGTTCGCGCTCCAAGGCGATCCCGGCTGTTCCGGTGGACGGAAAGCGGATCATCACCAGTACCGAGGCCATGCTGATCGAAGAGCCGCCGGGATCGATGACCATCATCGGCGGGGGGGCGATCGGCGTGGAGTTCGCCTACTATTACGCGGCCTACGGAACCGAGGTCACGATCGTCGAGATGCTGCCCCACCTGCTGCCCGTGGAAGACGAGGAAATCAGCGAAACGCTGGAGAAGAGCTTCGCGAAACTGGGTATCGGGATCAAGACCGGGGCGCGCGTCGAGTCGGCTGAATCGGATTCGGACGGCACATCGGTAACCGTAACCGTCGACGGAAAAGAAGAGACGTTGAAAGCCGACGTCACGCTCCTGGCCATCGGGCGCGACGCGAATATCGAGGATATCGGCCTGGAGGAACTCGGCGTCGAGACCGACCGGGCCTTCATCAAGGTGAATGAGCAGTGCCAGACCACGGTGTCCGGCGTCTACGCCATCGGCGACGTCACGGGGCCGCCCCTCCTCGCCCACAAGGCCTCCGCGGAAGGGATCAACCTGGTGGAACGGCTCGCGGGCCATCCTTCGCCGCCCATCGATCGAGAAAACATACCCGCGTGCACCTATTGCCAGCCCCAGGTCGCCAGCGTCGGCCTTACAGAGACCCAGGCCGCGGAAGGGCGTGAAATCCAGGTGTTCCGGATGCCTTATCGCTCCAGCGGCAAGGCCGTGGCCGTCGGCCAGACGGACGGCATGGTGAAACTGATCGCGGACGCGAAGTACGGCGAGATACTCGGCGCGCACATCATCGGGGCGGACGCCACCGAACTGATCGCGGAGATCTGCACCGCGCGCACGCTGGAATCGACCACCCGGGAACTGCACAAGACCATACACGCACACCCCACGCTGTCGGAACTGGTCATGGAGGCCGCCGCCGGAGTGGAGGGCGCGGCGATCCACATCTAG
- a CDS encoding TauD/TfdA family dioxygenase, which produces MTVMRVSTKPLPGFGMEISGVDLSVPLEPAVMREILQVFHAHGLIVIPHQEMTFGRYDAFTREFGRQKPHFLDHLRHENHPAILNLSNIFEEERPIGVYEGAAFWHTDVAYQDPPNSSTVVYGRQWPEGGCPTYFANQMAAYDDLPAKMKDTIDHLTVLHHYGNRADTNEESATSAEKLTLDQKDRVENVYHPLVKRHPVTGRKALYGVCGSSFGIVGMPDDEACELLDELAAHATKPDYLAEYDFLVGDAGAWDTFSTLHKATVLQPATGPRDSRLLWRISVTGLPPVIERERAAKN; this is translated from the coding sequence ATGACCGTCATGCGTGTTTCCACGAAACCCCTGCCCGGATTCGGCATGGAGATCTCCGGGGTCGATCTGTCTGTACCGCTGGAACCGGCCGTCATGCGGGAGATCCTCCAAGTGTTTCATGCCCATGGACTGATCGTGATCCCCCACCAGGAAATGACCTTCGGCCGTTACGACGCGTTCACCAGGGAATTCGGCAGGCAGAAACCCCATTTTCTGGACCATTTGCGCCACGAAAACCACCCGGCCATACTCAACCTCTCCAATATTTTCGAAGAGGAGCGACCCATTGGCGTTTACGAGGGCGCGGCCTTCTGGCACACGGACGTGGCCTACCAGGACCCGCCCAACAGCTCCACGGTCGTGTACGGCCGCCAGTGGCCGGAAGGCGGCTGTCCGACCTACTTCGCCAACCAGATGGCGGCCTACGACGATCTGCCCGCGAAGATGAAAGACACCATCGATCACCTGACCGTCCTTCATCACTACGGCAATCGAGCGGACACGAACGAGGAATCCGCAACCTCGGCGGAAAAACTGACCCTCGACCAGAAGGACCGGGTCGAGAACGTCTACCATCCCCTGGTCAAGCGCCACCCGGTGACCGGACGCAAGGCGCTCTACGGCGTCTGCGGCAGTTCCTTCGGCATTGTGGGCATGCCGGATGACGAGGCCTGCGAACTGCTGGATGAACTGGCCGCCCACGCGACGAAGCCAGATTACCTGGCGGAGTACGACTTCCTTGTGGGCGACGCCGGGGCCTGGGATACCTTTTCGACCCTGCACAAGGCCACGGTACTGCAGCCGGCCACCGGTCCCCGGGACAGCCGCCTGCTCTGGCGAATCAGCGTGACCGGCCTGCCCCCGGTGATCGAACGGGAGCGGGCGGCGAAGAACTGA
- a CDS encoding DUF255 domain-containing protein — translation MMLGIPPYTARIRCVSSIPACAILVVCILLAGLSGPGCGSGSDRPDQSDPYRNRLADEISPYLQSHANNPVDWYPWGREAIERARREEKPIFLSVGYSTCYWCHVMEREVFSDPDIAAVMNAHFVNVKVDREERPDIDEIYMTATQLVTGSGGWPNSVFLTPDLEPFFAGTYFPPEDLPGRPGFPRVLNLLNEAWNTRRGDLVEQAVRIAEAIRTLQQDLVAGDGSTIIDGSAAVDEEIVAGALTYMRTRYDVENGGFGPAPKFPPPMRLELLLNEYERTGDETLLSMATHTLDVMMNGGVYDHVGGGFHRYATDSDWRIPHFEKMLYNQADLARVYLLAYDVTGRDVYRAVAEDVLNFLGREMTGDEGAFYSAVDSETAAVEGRYYLWSEAEIRKTLGADSDAFLANYGLAPMPDAVAGSTGQGNPERASTGPAEDAAEGPTEDAAKGAVLYIRGEADSVRLRSDLELMRSELRTVRAKRSPPMVDAKVITAWNGQMIDAYAYAWLVTGEREYLDRATRAAEFILERLRDGEGRLRRIYLGGETRREAFQEDYAYLARGLTRLFEATEDDRWLAEARSLADRMNGLFWDSAAGGYYFTSDEQDLIVRTRNPYDGARASGNAMAAHALLALAGHTGETRYRARAARLFEAFAPSMEENPGRFTSMILALRNHLYGEREFSRRRAVHDGRDATADVLMQETVTGTGVARTGADFNDSAKVEAHLEAAAAGGDAFDATVSIRIADGWHINANPASLPGLVPTAVTFNADVPIQVDALTYPEGEAIRFSFADGPLEVYRGAIRLRARLVVEAVPVPEDTRLYATLYYQACNDTVCLEPGEVALSVRLGR, via the coding sequence ATGATGCTCGGAATACCGCCATACACGGCCCGGATTCGCTGTGTTTCCTCCATCCCCGCTTGCGCCATCCTCGTCGTATGCATCCTTCTCGCCGGACTGTCGGGACCGGGTTGCGGTTCGGGGTCGGACCGGCCAGACCAATCCGACCCTTACCGGAACCGGCTGGCCGATGAGATAAGCCCGTATCTTCAAAGCCACGCCAACAATCCGGTGGACTGGTATCCCTGGGGCAGGGAAGCGATCGAACGCGCGCGGCGGGAGGAAAAACCCATCTTCCTCTCCGTCGGCTACTCGACCTGCTACTGGTGTCACGTCATGGAACGCGAGGTGTTCTCCGACCCGGATATCGCGGCCGTCATGAACGCCCATTTCGTGAACGTCAAGGTGGACCGCGAGGAACGTCCGGACATCGACGAGATCTACATGACGGCCACGCAGCTCGTCACGGGCAGCGGGGGGTGGCCCAATTCGGTATTTCTCACACCCGACCTGGAACCCTTCTTCGCAGGCACGTACTTTCCTCCCGAGGACCTGCCGGGCCGGCCGGGTTTCCCGCGCGTACTGAACCTGTTGAACGAGGCCTGGAACACCAGGCGGGGCGACCTCGTCGAACAGGCCGTCCGGATCGCCGAGGCGATCCGGACGCTCCAGCAGGACCTGGTTGCCGGGGACGGGTCCACGATCATCGACGGATCCGCCGCCGTCGACGAGGAAATCGTGGCCGGCGCCCTGACCTATATGAGGACCCGTTACGACGTCGAAAACGGGGGATTCGGCCCCGCGCCCAAGTTCCCGCCGCCCATGCGCCTCGAACTGTTGCTGAACGAATACGAACGGACGGGCGACGAAACCCTGCTGTCCATGGCCACCCACACTCTGGATGTCATGATGAACGGCGGCGTGTACGACCATGTCGGTGGCGGATTTCACCGGTACGCCACGGATTCGGACTGGCGCATCCCCCACTTCGAGAAGATGCTGTACAACCAGGCGGATCTCGCTCGCGTTTACCTGCTGGCCTACGACGTTACCGGAAGGGACGTCTACCGGGCTGTCGCCGAAGACGTGCTCAATTTCCTGGGACGGGAGATGACGGGCGACGAAGGCGCGTTTTACTCGGCCGTGGATTCCGAGACAGCTGCCGTGGAAGGCAGATACTACCTGTGGTCCGAGGCGGAAATCAGGAAAACGCTGGGCGCGGACTCAGACGCCTTTCTGGCGAACTACGGCCTGGCGCCCATGCCCGACGCAGTTGCCGGGAGCACCGGGCAGGGGAACCCGGAAAGGGCGTCCACAGGTCCCGCAGAAGACGCGGCGGAAGGCCCCACAGAAGACGCAGCGAAAGGTGCTGTCCTTTACATCCGGGGAGAGGCGGATTCCGTCCGGCTCCGTTCCGATCTCGAGCTTATGCGGTCCGAACTCAGGACGGTACGCGCGAAACGCAGCCCTCCGATGGTCGACGCCAAGGTGATCACCGCCTGGAACGGACAGATGATCGACGCGTACGCCTATGCGTGGCTGGTGACGGGAGAACGGGAGTATCTGGATAGGGCGACGCGCGCCGCGGAATTCATCCTCGAACGGCTGCGCGACGGCGAGGGCCGCCTGCGTCGTATCTATCTGGGGGGCGAGACGCGACGGGAAGCGTTCCAGGAGGATTATGCCTACCTTGCCCGGGGATTGACGCGGCTGTTCGAGGCCACCGAGGACGACCGCTGGCTGGCCGAAGCTCGGTCACTCGCGGACCGGATGAACGGCCTCTTCTGGGATTCTGCCGCGGGTGGATACTATTTCACCAGCGACGAGCAGGATCTCATCGTCCGTACCCGTAATCCCTACGACGGTGCCCGGGCTTCCGGCAATGCCATGGCCGCCCATGCGCTGCTTGCACTGGCGGGCCACACGGGGGAAACCCGCTATCGCGCCCGGGCTGCCCGTCTGTTCGAAGCCTTCGCCCCGTCGATGGAAGAGAACCCCGGCCGTTTCACCTCCATGATCCTGGCCCTGCGGAATCATCTCTACGGCGAGCGGGAATTCAGCCGGCGACGTGCCGTCCACGATGGACGAGATGCCACCGCGGATGTGTTAATGCAGGAGACGGTCACGGGAACCGGCGTAGCGCGGACTGGAGCGGATTTCAACGATAGCGCCAAGGTCGAGGCGCATCTCGAGGCAGCCGCCGCGGGTGGGGACGCCTTCGATGCGACTGTATCGATCCGCATCGCGGACGGCTGGCATATCAACGCCAACCCGGCCTCTTTGCCCGGACTGGTCCCCACGGCCGTGACCTTCAACGCGGACGTGCCTATTCAGGTAGACGCGCTCACGTATCCCGAAGGGGAGGCTATTCGGTTCTCCTTCGCCGATGGTCCGCTGGAGGTTTATCGAGGGGCGATACGCCTGCGCGCCCGGCTCGTCGTCGAGGCGGTTCCTGTACCGGAAGACACGCGGCTGTACGCGACCCTGTACTACCAGGCCTGTAATGACACGGTCTGCCTGGAGCCCGGAGAGGTCGCCCTTTCGGTCCGGCTCGGCCGGTGA
- a CDS encoding PcfJ domain-containing protein, which translates to MPATSLHSDPRLSAPMRRHIRSLQMDTVEAYMSWCRENGFNARLNKTLLQRRQELAEARKTSDRHRKDAELKAHIAALGLGSVAAYRAWCRENGVGDGLQKSKTQRQQEIRLDRELRNRKFAARSTASQHKRRRRDTLKRIAAGQADARELTSPVLLRVHHLFHHELNDPSARAAFLELLLHVERDRRLFHLKPVVPRYGPVPRNNFMDALAALATWHDRWKRKAADWQPDSHNGRRQFGALARHLLAEYDVPECMDTAFFMGLDDGARVRQHWFVEVGTGKNIRKAGIPVRLTKRMAHVFALSAPSEYTVDAALRWAQVVGMGGDDLLAEAVCDSMLGEHFDEGSFWETVLHFFVNNPMLDVAHVGPIVDYIHHQRFVRQERRNPDGSVSPIDPPEPGFTMKGRTPDSILRRVEAWHNALSKAKAKTPKTWPSSGIRGFEWVDEDESAGEIRNWKIEEILNDRALMEEGKSMRHCVASYKTSCANGHRSIWSMQVGYLSSGNTRRVLTIELVNNKRYIRQVRGRSNTRPLDAHSGRAQDGWDILMKWAKQEGLTLPGAKSVAMRRI; encoded by the coding sequence ATGCCTGCAACAAGTCTCCATTCCGATCCTCGCCTCAGCGCGCCCATGCGCCGGCATATTCGATCGCTCCAAATGGACACGGTGGAAGCCTACATGTCCTGGTGCCGCGAGAACGGGTTCAACGCCCGCCTGAACAAGACTCTGCTCCAGCGCCGGCAGGAACTGGCCGAGGCGCGGAAGACCTCGGACCGGCACCGGAAGGACGCCGAACTCAAGGCCCACATTGCCGCTCTCGGTCTGGGTTCGGTAGCGGCTTACCGGGCCTGGTGCCGGGAGAACGGCGTCGGGGACGGCCTGCAGAAGAGCAAGACGCAGCGGCAGCAGGAGATCCGTCTCGACCGAGAGCTGCGTAACCGGAAGTTCGCCGCCAGGTCCACGGCCAGCCAGCACAAGCGAAGGCGCAGGGACACCCTGAAGCGAATCGCCGCGGGCCAGGCGGACGCGCGGGAACTGACCAGCCCCGTCCTGCTGCGCGTTCACCATCTGTTTCACCACGAGCTGAACGATCCATCCGCCCGTGCGGCCTTTCTTGAACTCCTCCTGCACGTAGAAAGAGATCGAAGGCTGTTTCACCTGAAACCCGTCGTGCCCCGGTACGGACCGGTGCCCCGGAACAACTTTATGGACGCGCTGGCCGCGCTGGCCACGTGGCACGATCGGTGGAAGCGCAAGGCCGCGGACTGGCAGCCGGACAGTCATAACGGCCGCCGTCAATTCGGCGCGCTGGCCCGCCATCTTCTGGCAGAATACGATGTGCCCGAATGCATGGACACCGCCTTCTTCATGGGCCTGGACGACGGGGCCAGGGTCCGGCAGCACTGGTTCGTGGAGGTAGGCACGGGCAAGAACATCCGGAAGGCCGGCATTCCGGTGCGTCTGACCAAGCGAATGGCCCATGTTTTCGCGCTTTCCGCGCCGTCCGAATACACCGTGGACGCGGCGCTCCGATGGGCGCAGGTGGTGGGAATGGGCGGCGATGACCTGCTGGCCGAAGCGGTCTGCGATTCGATGCTCGGCGAGCATTTCGACGAGGGATCGTTCTGGGAGACCGTGCTGCACTTCTTCGTGAACAATCCCATGCTCGACGTGGCCCACGTCGGCCCCATTGTAGACTACATTCATCACCAGCGGTTCGTAAGGCAGGAGCGGCGGAATCCGGATGGGAGCGTCTCTCCCATCGACCCGCCCGAGCCGGGTTTCACGATGAAGGGACGGACGCCGGACTCCATATTGAGACGCGTGGAAGCCTGGCACAACGCGCTGTCGAAAGCGAAGGCAAAGACACCCAAAACCTGGCCGTCATCCGGTATCCGGGGCTTTGAATGGGTGGACGAGGACGAAAGCGCGGGCGAGATACGCAATTGGAAGATCGAGGAAATCCTCAACGACCGCGCCCTGATGGAAGAAGGCAAGTCCATGCGACACTGCGTGGCGTCCTACAAGACCTCGTGCGCCAACGGTCACAGGTCCATCTGGTCCATGCAGGTAGGGTACCTGAGTTCGGGAAACACCCGCCGCGTCCTCACCATCGAACTGGTCAACAACAAGAGGTATATCCGCCAGGTACGCGGGCGGAGCAACACCCGGCCCCTGGACGCCCACAGCGGCCGCGCCCAGGACGGTTGGGACATACTGATGAAGTGGGCAAAACAGGAAGGCCTGACGCTGCCCGGCGCGAAGTCGGTTGCCATGCGAAGGATCTAG